In Runella sp. SP2, the genomic window AAGGCCGCGACCTTGAATCCAGGTAAGATTATTTATTCAAAAGACCTCATTTTCAAGGGCGGCTCGCACGGAAGCACGTTGAGTATTATTCCCAAAGAAAAAGCGTTAGAAATGCAGTCGAAACTGCCTGTAGTGCCAGCTAGTCCATCCAACCACTTCAAAAACTTCTTGTTGGCGTGCCAAGGAGAAGAAAAAACGCGTTCGCCGTTTGAAATTGCAGGGCCGTTATGTCAAGTGTTTGCGTTAGGTGTAATGGCGCAGCGTCTGAACACGAAACTGTTGTTTGACCGTACGACAAAAACCATTACCAATCATTCTTTTGCCAACGCGATGCTGACAGGTATTCCGCCGCGCAAAGGCTGGGAGGATTATTATCGGATATAAGCGTGGAGTTTACCTTCCCGAAAGTTTTGAACTTTCGGGAAGGTGTTATCTTATCTTAGGGCACTTTGTTCGCCCACGTTGTTTGCGCGAAGCGGGCCGAAATTGAAGCTGATTTTTCGTGACCAAATACCCTCCTTTTCCGTTTCGCGTCCTAATTTCTCCCCCTTCTTTCATCGGAATAAAATCCAACGACGGCAAAAACGCAAAGTCATTAATCGGCTGAGGATGAATGTCGAATAGCGGATTGCCTGGAAAATGGTACGTCTCAAATTCGTAGTCAAACAAGAAAATCGTAATAAACCCATCGGGGCTGTACTTGAGGCTGATGTCTTGGGTAGGTTTCAGTTTAAACGCCTGTTGAAAATCGGCGCGGCGGAAAAACTGGTCTTTAAAATGGTCGTGGTGAAGCTTGGCGCGATTGTACAAATAAATCGTGTTTGACGAATCGTAGGTAATGGCAATGTCGATGTAGTGCTTTGAAAAATCTTTGCGTGTGTCTTTGGCAAACAAAACCCCCATGTTGTTGATGGCATTTTTGCTTAAATACAATTGATAATGCGCAATGGCCGATGACTCCTCGTTGCGGTTTTTGAAGACATTCCCAATGTTGACATTGTACGCCTTTTTGGTGGAATCAATTTCCAGACCTTTTTCAAAATCTTTGAGCGATAAGTCGGAAAACTTGGCTTCTTCGGCTTGGTCGCGGTTGTGGCGTTCACGCAACGACATATACGACTGAACAATCCCACGGTTGTTGTACAACATCGGCAATTGCTTTTTTCGCAAAAGGCTATCGTAGAGTACCTTCGCGCGGTCGATGTCGTCGATGTTTAGGTACGAAACGCCCAAACCGTTGCTCGCGTTGATATTGCTTGGGTCGAGGGCGTGGGCTTGGGTGAAGTCGTCGAGGGCCTGCTGGTACTCGTTGCATTTGAGATAAATATTCCCCCGATTGACGAGCATCCGAACGCTGATTTCGGGGTTGGCTCGAATGGCCCTTTCCAGCCATTTTAAGGAAGTCAAAAAATACCCTTCGATGCGGCAATACTCGCTCATGGCCAAGCAGGGAAGTAGTCCTTTCCCCGAAAGTTGCACTGCCGTTTGAACGTCATCTTTTGCCAAGGCTGTTTGGTGAGAATAGAGCCGACAAAACGCCCGTGCGGCAAAAAAATCGGCATGGTGGGGATTTTTGGCATTCAAAATTTCACCCGCTTGCTCAAAACAACAGACCGCTTCGCTATAATTTTGGAGACGATAATAAATAATGCCTAAACCGAGCCAAGCGTGCTTTTGGGTCGAATCTAAATCCAGCGCCCGTTCGTACGCTTTTTGGGCTTGGCGTTGCCCGTTGGTGCCGACGTACGCATTGCCCAAACTTAGCCACGCTTCGGCCGAAAAATCATTGAGCCGACAAGCCGCGTCGTACTCCAATACCGCTTCCTGGTACTTACGTTGGCGATACAGCGCGTGGCCTAAACCCAGCCTTGCCGCAAAGCGATAATAAGGGTCTTTGGTGGTAAGGTATTCGCGGTAAAGCGCCTCCGCTGTGGTGTATTCGGCCAAGGCCAGCGAGCTATTCCCGCGTTGTACCAAAAAACGAGGCCCGCTTGGGTGCTTGCCCACGCGCGTTGCGAGTTTGTCGGCTTTTTCGTAGAGGCGTTCTGCTTGTTTGTAGTCGCCAAGTTTAAATTGAATATTGGCGGCTAGTTCGTGAAATTCGGCCGCTTTGGCAAAACCAATTCGCTTGCTCCAATCTTGTGACTGTTGCAAATCACCCAATTTGTAATGGGCCAGTGCAATGTTAAAAATAAGTGTATCGTTAGGAGGTGCGTGTTCCCACGTGGCCAAGCCCTGTTGAATATCGCCTTTCTGCGCTTCCCAAACGCCCTTATTGTGCAAATAACGCTTCCCAGCTCCTGTCTGCGTCAGTAGTTGCAGGGCGGTGTCGTATTCTTTTAATACGCCAGTAACGAGTGCGAGATTATACAGTAAGGTGTCGTTGTTGGCATCGTATTCTTGGGCTTGTAGAAACATTGACTGCGCACTTTGGTACCGCTGATTGTAAGCGTACTGAATGCCACCATTGTTGAGTTGAGGAAACCGCTTGGGGTTCTGAGGAACGTTTTTTTTGGGAGGAGCTACCGCAATTTTCTTGGTTGAATGCGCTGACGACCCCGTATTAGAAGAATCTACCACGCACGCTTGAGACCGTGTGCCAAGTACAAATTCAACTATAAAAAGGAGTAAAGTAAACCTAAAAGTCAGCATCTCCATACCAATCGTCAATGTAACTAACTTAATTTCATTTACACGAACCATGCCATGATTAGCCACTTGAGGGAAAAAAATGAGCAATAAGGCGTCAAAAACAGCTGTTTTGGTCCTTTGGTGTAGAATGTGTAAGTAAAGTTAACGCTAAGTTTTGACTTTAGCGCCTATTTAGCTACATCGACGATGAAAAAAGGGGAAATACTAGGCTTAATACATAATTTCATTTTTTACCCGCAGAAGCGCGCAGAATAATACAAACGCAGATAAACGACTTAATGAAGCTATTTTCGTCAGCGAATATCTGCGGCTCTTAATCTGCGGGTAAAACGTAAAAAAAGTAACAAACAATGTACCTAATTCGGCATAATTAAAAATGTCGATTTTCCTTTCTGAGGCAGTGCTTTGTGCGAAAGTATCAATCGACGCACGGGGCGATTGTCCCATTTGGTTTTGAAACTGACGTATTCCATTCCGTCGGTAGAAGGCAGGTCAGTTGATACATCCCAGAGCTTGCTATCGTATTGAATAACAAAGATTTGTCCTTTGGGAGTAGTCAATTTGATTTTGCCAAGAGTGGTTAAATCCGTGTCGCAAACCGTCATAAAAACTTGCTGGAGCGAAGTGGGTTTTTGAGCCAACGTAAAATCATCGTTTATTTCGACACTATTTTTTACGCGATTGAGCTTCACCGAACGATTCCATGTCTGAATTCCCGCTTCTTTGGTGTAGCTAGGCGCAATGTCCATCGACAAAGTTGCTTCTTTTTCGTTGATGGTACTTTTGACGTTATGCGCCTCGTAAGTTCGCCCTGCGAGTTGCCCTAGTCCGTTGACAATCGGCAAGTTATGGTACTGAGATTGGGTAAACCAAAGCTCGTACCGCTTCGACGAAAAAGTGCGGGCGGTGTAGTTACCGCGACCTGCGTCGATGATCACAGGTTCGCCGTTGGCATAAAGTAGAAAATCGCCCACGTCGTTGTGGTTGTGGCTTTCGGCATTGTGCCCGCCGTGGGTAGCCAAGTACAGACCGTTGGAACTACGGGCCGTTAGTACTTGAATATCGCCGAGCCAAGCGTCTTTGACGGGTTGATACGTCGCTTTGGTAGAAGGTAATTCTTTGATGGTGAGTAAATTCTGGATGCGGCGCATACGGTGAAAGCCGTTGTTAGACACCGCCAATGGGTATTTTTCAGTTGCCCACAGGCCAAACTGCATCAATTGCGGGTCGTTGATTTTTTTGCCAAAACGATACAACATAATGCCGTCGGGCTTGAGCTTGGGGTCGGCATCGGCAAAGTTGACAAAGTAATCGTCCGCAATGTGGGTTTTGAACACGTAAGACGCCATTTTTTGAATAAGCGGCTGTTGGTACGCACTTACTTTGTTTTGAGTCGCGGATTCGAGCAATTCAAGGCAGTCAAACACACAAGCTCCCGCCGCAAACCAATAACTTGGGCCTTCGTCGCAGCCGCCATCCTCACCGAGGCCGTTGAGGTATAAATCCAATCCGAGCATGGCCGCATGGAGTTGTTCGGCGCGGCGTTTTTCGTCTTTTTCTAACAACAGCGTCGCCGTCATCCAGTTGGACATAATCCACGGATTCCAGTTGTTTACGGCATTTTTCTTGCTCATCCAGCCGTATCGGTCGGGGTTTTGAATCATGGGTACAAACAACCGCCGATTGGTTTCAAAGTAAATTCGCTTGCGAATGAGTTTATTAATTTTATCTAATTTTTTACCCACAAAATAGTCGGCGAAAGAAAGCACGGCTGCCGTTTCGGCCGCAAACAAATCCACGACGGGGTCTTCGACGTTGGGCAGACCTGTACCGCTGATGTGGGCAGGAACACCCCAAAAACTTTCCTCACAAATGGACCAAACGCCGTTGAAAATGGCTTCCGTAAATCGGCCTTTGTCTTCCACGCTCTCAGCCAAAATAAGGTCAATGAGGGCGTTTCGTTTTCCGTATGAAAGTTTGCCGTGGCGTTCGCGGTCGCCTGAGCGTACAAAATCCATCGAAACACTGGCTGGAATGGCTTCAAATTTGTAGTTCAACACAGCTTCTCCCGCTTTTATCACCCGTGCTGTCACACTATCGGGAAGCTGGGATTGCCATTCGGCGGCGGTTTTGGGGTAGGGTTTAAATTGGGCTTGGGGAAGAAGCGACTGCTTGACGGCTTCAAGCGAATAGGCCGTACCGAGCAGGTTTCGTTGGGTCACTTGGGCGCTGGCGATGGCCGCCCAACCGATTAAAAGGGTGGTGAAAAGGTGTTTCATTGGTCGTTTGATTGTAGCGACGTTGCAACGCAACGTCGCTATTGAAGGGTTTATATCTAACAGATGGCAAGAACCCCCTTTTCATACTGACCACAGAAAATAAATTTGTGGGATTTTGGTTTAATTCCAACCCCCGCCCAGGGCGCGGTAAATATTCACAACGGCATTCATCTGTTGCATCTTGGTTTCGACCAAGTCAAACCGCGATTCTATGGCGTCGCGTTGTGTCAACAACACTTCCATGTAATCGGCACGGGCCGAGCTAAACAAGTTGTTTGAAATTGTGATTGACTGCGTAAGTGCTTGAACCTCTTTGGATTTGGTGTCGTATGTTTTTTCGAGATTGCTGATTTTAGAAACTTGATTAGCTACCTCAATATACGCATTCAACAACGTACGTTCGTAGTTATAAACTGCCTGAATCTGCTTGGCATTGGCGTTGAAATATGAGGCTTTGATGGCGTTTTTATTGACCAACGGTGCCGCTAAATCCCCCGCCAGAGAAAGAATGAGTGATTGGGGCGTTTTTAACAAATACAACGGATTAAAAGCTTGATAACCAATTCCTGCCGAAATTCCCAACGAAGGATAAAACCGCGCTTTGGCCACTTGCACATCTAGCTTATTGGCGGCCAATTCCTGTTCTGCCTGACGAATGTCGGGACGATTGGCTAATAACTGCGAAGGCAAGCCCGTATGAATGGTCGCGGGGACTAAATTGCTAAAATCTTGCGAACTACGCGCCACGGTTTGAGGATAACGTCCCACCAAAAAATTGATATGGTTTTCGGTTTCGATGATTCGTTGCTGGATGTTGTATTGCAAACTTTGGGTGTTCAACACCTGAGCTTCAAACCGCCGAACGGCCAATTCTGTCACTTTGGTGGACTCTTTTTGAAGTCGCACAATTCGCAACGCATTGTTCTGAATGTCAATGTTTTGGTGAATAATTGCTAATTGACTATCAAGCGCCAACAACTCATAGTACGAACTGGCGATTTCGGCAATTAGATTTGTGACCATAAAATTTCTGCCTTCGCCACTGGCCAAGTACCGATGCACGGCGGCATCTTTGGCATTACGGAGTTTATGCCAAATGTCGATTTCCCACGTGGCAAACAATCCACCCAGAAAATTGGGTAACGGTTCGGGGGTTTCTCGGCCAGGTTTGATGTCGGTGGTGGCTTCGCTGGCTCCGATGTTGGTATAGCGCCCCACTTTGTCCACACCCGCACTGCCACGGATTCCCACAAAAGGTTTGTATTCCCCTTGACGAGCCATGATTTCGTTGCGCGACATTTCGATTTCCTGCATCGTAATGTTTAACTCCTGATTGTTTTGCAAGGCGCTGTCAATCAGTGCGGTGAGGTAAGGGTCGGTAAAAAACTCCTTCCATCGAATCGTGGCGCTGCTGGTCGAGTCCTGCGAGTTATTGAAACTCGCAGGTAAGGTATTTCGTTCGGTTCTGGTGACCAGCGCTGGGGTTTTGCAGCCCGAAATGGCCAACGTTAACCCCGCAACTCCAAGACCGAGTATGATGATTTTCTTAAACATTAGTGCTCAATTTCTTCGGTTAATGGATTCTCTTTTTCGCCTTTAATCAGCTGACGACCTTCGGCTATTTTTCCGAAAATAAAGTACAGCCCAGGAACGATAATCACGCCGAATACAGTCCCAAAAAGCATTCCTCCTAGGGCTGACGAACCAATCGTACGGTTTCCGATGGCCCCTGCACCCGTGGCAAGCACGAGCGGAATCAACCCCGCAATGAAGGCAAAAGACGTCATCAAAATGGGGCGGAAACGTACCTTGGCCCCTTCGATGGCGGCGTTCAAAACGGTGAATCCTTCTTTGTGTTTCTGAACGGCAAACTCCACAATCAAGACCGCGTTTTTCCCCAACAACCCAACCAACATCACCAATCCTACTTGGGCATAAATGTCGTTGGCAAGCCCCATCACTTTAATGAGTAGGAAAGAACCGAAGACCCCCGCAGGCAGCGAGAACACCACCGCCAGCGGCAGAATAAAGCTCTCGTACTGGGCAGCAAGGACAAAATAGACAAAGGCCAATACGATGAGGAAAATGTAAAGTGCCTCGTTACCCCGCATTACTTCGTCTTTCGACAAGCCACCCCAGTCGATGTCGTAGCCGCGCGG contains:
- a CDS encoding tetratricopeptide repeat protein — translated: MVRVNEIKLVTLTIGMEMLTFRFTLLLFIVEFVLGTRSQACVVDSSNTGSSAHSTKKIAVAPPKKNVPQNPKRFPQLNNGGIQYAYNQRYQSAQSMFLQAQEYDANNDTLLYNLALVTGVLKEYDTALQLLTQTGAGKRYLHNKGVWEAQKGDIQQGLATWEHAPPNDTLIFNIALAHYKLGDLQQSQDWSKRIGFAKAAEFHELAANIQFKLGDYKQAERLYEKADKLATRVGKHPSGPRFLVQRGNSSLALAEYTTAEALYREYLTTKDPYYRFAARLGLGHALYRQRKYQEAVLEYDAACRLNDFSAEAWLSLGNAYVGTNGQRQAQKAYERALDLDSTQKHAWLGLGIIYYRLQNYSEAVCCFEQAGEILNAKNPHHADFFAARAFCRLYSHQTALAKDDVQTAVQLSGKGLLPCLAMSEYCRIEGYFLTSLKWLERAIRANPEISVRMLVNRGNIYLKCNEYQQALDDFTQAHALDPSNINASNGLGVSYLNIDDIDRAKVLYDSLLRKKQLPMLYNNRGIVQSYMSLRERHNRDQAEEAKFSDLSLKDFEKGLEIDSTKKAYNVNIGNVFKNRNEESSAIAHYQLYLSKNAINNMGVLFAKDTRKDFSKHYIDIAITYDSSNTIYLYNRAKLHHDHFKDQFFRRADFQQAFKLKPTQDISLKYSPDGFITIFLFDYEFETYHFPGNPLFDIHPQPINDFAFLPSLDFIPMKEGGEIRTRNGKGGYLVTKNQLQFRPASRKQRGRTKCPKIR
- a CDS encoding heparinase II/III family protein, translating into MKHLFTTLLIGWAAIASAQVTQRNLLGTAYSLEAVKQSLLPQAQFKPYPKTAAEWQSQLPDSVTARVIKAGEAVLNYKFEAIPASVSMDFVRSGDRERHGKLSYGKRNALIDLILAESVEDKGRFTEAIFNGVWSICEESFWGVPAHISGTGLPNVEDPVVDLFAAETAAVLSFADYFVGKKLDKINKLIRKRIYFETNRRLFVPMIQNPDRYGWMSKKNAVNNWNPWIMSNWMTATLLLEKDEKRRAEQLHAAMLGLDLYLNGLGEDGGCDEGPSYWFAAGACVFDCLELLESATQNKVSAYQQPLIQKMASYVFKTHIADDYFVNFADADPKLKPDGIMLYRFGKKINDPQLMQFGLWATEKYPLAVSNNGFHRMRRIQNLLTIKELPSTKATYQPVKDAWLGDIQVLTARSSNGLYLATHGGHNAESHNHNDVGDFLLYANGEPVIIDAGRGNYTARTFSSKRYELWFTQSQYHNLPIVNGLGQLAGRTYEAHNVKSTINEKEATLSMDIAPSYTKEAGIQTWNRSVKLNRVKNSVEINDDFTLAQKPTSLQQVFMTVCDTDLTTLGKIKLTTPKGQIFVIQYDSKLWDVSTDLPSTDGMEYVSFKTKWDNRPVRRLILSHKALPQKGKSTFLIMPN
- a CDS encoding TolC family protein, translated to MFKKIIILGLGVAGLTLAISGCKTPALVTRTERNTLPASFNNSQDSTSSATIRWKEFFTDPYLTALIDSALQNNQELNITMQEIEMSRNEIMARQGEYKPFVGIRGSAGVDKVGRYTNIGASEATTDIKPGRETPEPLPNFLGGLFATWEIDIWHKLRNAKDAAVHRYLASGEGRNFMVTNLIAEIASSYYELLALDSQLAIIHQNIDIQNNALRIVRLQKESTKVTELAVRRFEAQVLNTQSLQYNIQQRIIETENHINFLVGRYPQTVARSSQDFSNLVPATIHTGLPSQLLANRPDIRQAEQELAANKLDVQVAKARFYPSLGISAGIGYQAFNPLYLLKTPQSLILSLAGDLAAPLVNKNAIKASYFNANAKQIQAVYNYERTLLNAYIEVANQVSKISNLEKTYDTKSKEVQALTQSITISNNLFSSARADYMEVLLTQRDAIESRFDLVETKMQQMNAVVNIYRALGGGWN